The genome window GAAGAACGAATGATCGACTCGACAAGCGTGACAGGAAACTGTTCACCTCCATGCGGGTGGGGTCCGAACACGCAAACAGCATCCGACCCTGCTCACCGTCTCCGGCATCCTCGAAGCCGATCGGAAGAATGCGGAGTCGAGACATCGTCTCCCACTCTTTCCTATTGAACCGACTCGTCACACCACGGACGACGGCGATAACATCCGAGACAGAAATCCCCACTTCATCGAACCCGTAAGTGCGAGCGGCCAGAGCGTAGATCGCCTCACGGCCGGCTCGCTGGCGGTTTGCCAGAAATCTCCAGAACCGTGTGCCCTTCGACGTCGGCTCGGCAACGAATGCATCCCACTCCGCGATGATCTGTTCCCGGCTTACGATACCGTCCGAAAAGGCAGCACGAACAACACGGTCGCGAAAGGCAGCGGACGAAATGGTTGGATCTGAGGCGTCGCCATCGGGGACGCGTCGTTCAGGTTCTGACATGGGATCGGCTGGATGGTGGCGATAAGGCGTATTCCCGGCCAGCAAACGCGGCTTTTCGAAAGTCGGGTTGCCAGTTAGTCGGGATATCGGTCCGAATTCGACCGCATTAAGCACGTCCGCTAGAAATTCCGCACTAGTCGGTCGTACCCGTTACGCGGATCATCTCTTCGACCGACGTCTCTCCCTTCATGACAATCTGTTTTGCCGAGTCCCTGAGAGAGCGCATCCCTTCCGAACGGGCCGTGTCCCGCAGTCCCTCCTCGTCGATCATCTCACCAGCGGCAAGTATCTTCTTCCTGATCATGTTGGTAAACGGAAGCGTCTCCGCTATCGCGCGCCGACCCTTGTAGCCCTGACCGCCGCAGAGGTGACAGTCTGTCCCGAAGTCGGCCGTGTAGAACGTGATCTCTTTTGACTCTTCTTCCGAAAATCCGAGGTACGACAGCAGTTCGGGATCGACGTCCTTGGCCTCGATCTTGCAATCCGGACAGAGGTTGCGAAGCAACCGTTGAGCAACGACGATGTTGATGGCATAGGCGATCAAGAAAGGCTCGATGCCCATCTTGTAGAGACGACTCACAGCGCTCACGGCATCGTTCGTATGCAGCGTGGAGAACGTCAGGTGGCCCGTATTTGCGAGCTTGATTGCCAGTTCAGCCGTCTGCCGATCTCGCATCTCACCGACCATCACGATGTCGGGGTCATGGCGAAGGATGGAGCGGAGCGCTCCTTCCATATTCAGCCTGCTATTGAGTTTGATCTGTCGCACGCCCTTGATAAGGTATTCCACCGGATCCTCAACAGTGAGGACGTTGACCTTGGGGGTGACGACCTGGTGCAGTGCGGCAACAAGAGTGGTACTCTTTCCCGACCCCGTCGGGCCCGTGAGAATCACCATCCCAAACGGCTGGCGAATGGCATGGTCGAATCGCTGCAACGAATCGTCCAGCATGCCGAGCTTCGACAGGTCCGTAAGCACCTTGCGGTCATCTAGCACACGGATCACGATGCTCTCTGCGTTGACACCCGGGCGATGCGACGCGACCGGTAGAATTGAAACCCGGAATCGAATGATCGCGTCCGCAATGCGTCTCTGTATCGAACCGTCCTGGGCTGTGTCCCTCTCAAAGCGGTCAACGTTGTGCGAGTTGTCCTTCACAACGGCGAGGAAGGCTTCCGGGTGGATACGTTCCTCCAGATGCCAACGTGTCAGTTCACCATCAACCCGGAAGTTGATTTCAATCTGGCCATCGGGATTCGGGAAGATGTGAATGTCGGAAGCGCCCTTCTTTACCGCTTCGATCAGCGTGGCCTCGAAGAGGTTGATGAGCGACGATCGGTTGATCTCCGCTTCGAGAGCTTCCTCATCTATGAGCTGAGACTCCTCCTCGTAGTTGTAGCTGGATCCGAGATCGTAGATGAGCGGATCTTCGTTCAGCCGATCGAGATACTCATTCTTGGAGAGGAATCCTTCTGTAATCAGTTCGCCGATGAACGACTCGGATGTATATCGCAGCTCGAAACGACGTAGCCGAAGCTTCTGAAGCAGTCGGTGTACCTCAGGTCGAGTCGGATCGTGTGTGGCGAATATCCAGCGGATTTCGCCGGTACGCGGTTCGGAGAACTGCGCGATCGGGATCACGAACAACTCGATCATTCGATCGAGGTGGGGGCCATCGAACTGTTCCGCGATAGCTTCTATGAACGCCAGCGCCTCTTTGTACGACGTCTTCGCTTCCTTGAACGCGTAGACGTCTGCAGCCTCACGGTATATCTGCTCCCGATCGACCCGGGGATCGAGTGTAATGACACGCCACAGCGGGACCTTGTAACCCTCAGAGTGCAGTCGCTTCCATTCGTCCAGGCTGTCATTCAGCTGGTCGTCAGACAGAAGCTCTTTCTTGATAAGCCGGAGCACGACGCGATCGGCGATACGTCGACCGTTGGCGAGTGTCGTCTCCTCCTCGATTTCAATGACGTTGCCGTGGGCATCGATGGGGCCGACGAAATCACCGGACTCCGATTCGTCATCGACATCATCCTCGCCACCGACAACCTCTTGATCAACGCCGTTGTCAACGCCGTCGGAGGCATCCGATACTTCAGCTATGCGAGAAACGTCGACAGCGATTTCAGGTCCGGACAAGACTACCGGGTCCCGGTCCACGGCGAAAATCTTGCCGGTAGTGTGGGGTTGCGGCGCTACCTCACTGTCGAGCGAACCCTGCGAACCGGTACCTTCAAAAAAGCCCCGATCCAGATCGGATCCCATGATGCCGGCAGCGTCGCCAAGATCCTGTTTGCCAACGTCCTCCGTTGCACGCCCCTCTGAACCGGCGTCAACGCTATCCGCGTCGCCGTTTGAGCGACCCGGAACATTCGCAGGTTCCTCCTCCGCGCCTGAAACATCCTCAGGGCCATCGTCGTCCAGCAAGCTCGTGATCTTGCCGATCTGAGCCCTTATGTCGAATTTCTTCGGAGAGCTGGCTTTCATGAATCAGGTGGATGCGACGGTTTGGGGGCGGACTTCAGGCGATGTTCAGAAACGCGACTTTCGGAGCCAGGCGACGCGAGCGACAGAGCGGTTCTGCACCTGAACAAACTCCATTCTAGTACAAGTGAGTCGTGAGACGATTCAGACTACGTTTCTGTATCGACCGCATGAACGGCCAATTAAGTCGTTTTGCGATCTGGCCGGGCCGATTTGCAGGTATCGAGACACACGGCCCAACCCGAGTCCCACGTCTTTATAATGCGTCCTCGGTGCCGATACCACCTTTTAGAGCCGCACGCCGCGGCGGATAACCACCATACCTGGACCGAAATGGAGAGCATTGTCGTCGAAGCCATCCGGCAGCTACCTGCGCTTGCGCTTGCAGTCCTCGCCTTTTACTTCTACCGTTCCGCCAAACGAGCATCAGCCTTTGAGTCGGAATCGCAGGCTCTGCCTGATGGACTCATGGAACGATTGGATTCCTTCGAATCAATCGCGAACCAGCTTGAGCTGGAATTGCAGCGAGTCAGTACTCGCATTGAGACCAGCGAGGGTCAGCTAGACAAAATGGAAGAGGAGAACGAGGCCATTCGTTCGCAGCTCTCGAATCAGAAGATGGCGCTCAAGGAGTTTGGGCGCGTCTTGTCCAAGACCTCTGAACAGACCTACACCGAATTCAATTCGTATGAGGAGAGATTCGGCACTATAGAGAAGTCACTGTCGGAGCGTGGAATGCTGGGCGATGACAAGAGGTCAGCAGCAGCCTGAATGTGCCCGTAGCAAGTCGAATGAAGAGCCGGGGCGGCATGCTGTCCCGGCTCTTTGTTTTTTTGAGGCCGCCACTGGTCAGAGACGCTCGCCGCGCACGTCACCTTCGCAACAAGTCACTGTTGCGACCTCCCTCCTCCACCGTCCTTCAGGCGTCTTCGCCGGAAATGCTGACGACCACGCGCTCAAGCCGACGACGAACTGAACGTTTCGACAAAGTCGTCGAGTTCCTACCTTGTGGTCTGCCCCAGACTCTCATACCACTCTTGGTGCTTCCAAATGCGCGCGCGATATCGACTTCTGACGATCGTTCTGACGTTGATAACGTTTTCGCTGTCCCACGCGCAAGACACTGAGCCACCCTCTGTTTCCGGCACGCCGACCATTGAACCCGCCAATATCGACCTCTCCCAAGGCGATCAGACCGTAGTGGTAACATTCACCGGACTCGACAACGACTCCGGCATCCTTCAAGTGTTCGGTAGCTTTAAGAACGCTCAGGCAAGCAGAGGATTCTTTACTGGTTCCCTCCAGTCTGGAACCGCGCAGAACGGTGTTTGGAAGGGGGAAGCCATTGTGCCCGCCCGCAGCCTCGACGGAGTGTACGACCTTTCTCTCACGGTCATCGACGCCTCCGGCAACAACGCCGTAGTGGTATTCCCCGACGCTCTCACGATAACCGGGGGCGACCAAACCCCGCCTGAACTCATCAGTGTGTTGTCCGTGAGTCCAGACACGATTTTCATCCCGGACAACGTGATGCCCGGAGACGTCGACACCGTGGTGGTCATGGCAGAGGTCGCCGACGGTGGCGTTGGCGTGAGAGAAGTCCTTGCTCAACTATTGGATGAGGGGGGAATTCCCCTCTTGGCCGGGTTGTGCGAACTTGATAGCGGGGACGCGAACTCTGGAACCTGGAGGTGCGAGGCACTCGTATTCCTTGCTCAGTTCAACATGCCCACTTCGCCGAAACGATTCTCGCTCTCGATGTTCATCGAGGACAAAGCCTTTAACAACGCCACCGTTGAGACCGACTTTGATATCGTCCTCGCACGGGGCAAGAGCCCTGTCGCCTTCCGGGTCGATATGCGTAGGATGGAGCGCGTTGGCCTTTTCGAGAGAGGCGATTTTTTTCTAGATGACAGAATGGGCCTCTATGTCGACGTCTTCAACGGCCCCGAAGCTGGTCAATACGAGCTGGATGACGTCCTTTTTGACTCAGTCTGGTCGGCCAGCGTGCCGGTCACGCCGATGAACGGACTGCAGTATGCGTTCGCAATCGACCCGGATGGTGATGGTCAGAACCTGGGTGACTGGGTCTACGAACGACCCGGCAACCCGCGAATCGTTGACATCGTTGAATTGGGCGAGTTAGATCCGGTCCCTTTCGACGACCTACCCGTCGGTGGCGAGGATCTCAATTTTGCGGCCCGAGTGACCCGAAACCTACCGTCTGGCCAGTCTGATCCGTTGGTTTTTGACCGCGATACGGCGGAAACCCTCTTGACTCTGTCGTTCGGGTCTGTCTCCACACCGGCACTCATTTCCGTGCGCCGGTTTACGGAGGATCCCGGTGGCTCGGCTCCATCCGGAATCGCCACAATTTCGTCCGGCCAGCGATGGGTTGTGAATATCGTGCCAAGCGCAAACAACGATCAGGCAACGGTCGCAATCGGATTCGACGGCCTCGGAGGAATCGCGGATCCGGCATCCCTGAAACTGCTTCGAAGGGACGATCCACTAGGTGGTTGGGACAACCTCAATACGACCATCGACGCTGGATCTGCGGTGGCTTCCGCCGCGTCAACAAACCCATCGGGCGAGTTCACTCTGGGTTCGTCGTCAACATCGAACACGCTCATCCCGGACCTGCCGGGTCTCGCGACCCTCCCAAATCCTGCAGACGGCGACATGTCCGTTGACATCGCAACCGGCCTTTCGTGGACACCGGCTCCCAACGCACGCTCGCACGATCTCTACTTGTGGCGTGAAGACTTTGGCGAGCAGGATGTACCCCTTGCCACGTATCTGGTGCAACCAAACTTCATCCCTCCCCCGTTTTGGATAGAGCGCGGAGAGACTTACGTCTGGTACGTCGTGTCGCGGAATCTGGATGGCACGGTGGTCGGACCTCGATGGACGTTCGGTACCGAGCTGGAGCCAGATCTGGCACTTTCGGAC of Rhodothermales bacterium contains these proteins:
- a CDS encoding type II/IV secretion system protein, whose product is MGSDLDRGFFEGTGSQGSLDSEVAPQPHTTGKIFAVDRDPVVLSGPEIAVDVSRIAEVSDASDGVDNGVDQEVVGGEDDVDDESESGDFVGPIDAHGNVIEIEEETTLANGRRIADRVVLRLIKKELLSDDQLNDSLDEWKRLHSEGYKVPLWRVITLDPRVDREQIYREAADVYAFKEAKTSYKEALAFIEAIAEQFDGPHLDRMIELFVIPIAQFSEPRTGEIRWIFATHDPTRPEVHRLLQKLRLRRFELRYTSESFIGELITEGFLSKNEYLDRLNEDPLIYDLGSSYNYEEESQLIDEEALEAEINRSSLINLFEATLIEAVKKGASDIHIFPNPDGQIEINFRVDGELTRWHLEERIHPEAFLAVVKDNSHNVDRFERDTAQDGSIQRRIADAIIRFRVSILPVASHRPGVNAESIVIRVLDDRKVLTDLSKLGMLDDSLQRFDHAIRQPFGMVILTGPTGSGKSTTLVAALHQVVTPKVNVLTVEDPVEYLIKGVRQIKLNSRLNMEGALRSILRHDPDIVMVGEMRDRQTAELAIKLANTGHLTFSTLHTNDAVSAVSRLYKMGIEPFLIAYAINIVVAQRLLRNLCPDCKIEAKDVDPELLSYLGFSEEESKEITFYTADFGTDCHLCGGQGYKGRRAIAETLPFTNMIRKKILAAGEMIDEEGLRDTARSEGMRSLRDSAKQIVMKGETSVEEMIRVTGTTD